A genomic stretch from Nocardia wallacei includes:
- a CDS encoding PucR family transcriptional regulator: protein MTDTSSSHEVYLPTGALSPYQQTRDPLPDTLLKRVKQFSGRLSTEAIASMEDRLPFFGDLDAAQRAGVQMLVQTAVVNFLEWLQDPESDIRFSLDAFQVIPQDLARRLTLRQTVDMVRVAMEFFEQWLPALARNDRQLVALTEAVLRYGRELGFAAASVYASAAESRGAWDTRLEALVVDAVVRGDTGPEMLSRAATLNWDATAPATVLVGIPPSDQVTVVGSVHTLAARHGRAALAVIQGSRLVMVVSGNLGDIGYPSPFLVDLLAESFSEGPVVIGPTTRTLSAAHVSAVEAMAGMEAVVGWRGAPRPVHASELLPERALLGDRAAVEALNEYVVLPLAAAGSALADTLDAYLDCGGAVETCARQLFVHPNTVRYRLKRIADITGRDPMNPRDAYVLRIAATVGRLTRTRNESPTSAPEASPATFYEDGM from the coding sequence ATCACCGACACGTCCTCGTCACACGAGGTATATCTGCCGACCGGCGCCCTCTCGCCGTATCAGCAGACCCGCGATCCGCTGCCGGACACGCTGCTGAAGCGGGTGAAGCAGTTCTCCGGGCGATTGTCCACCGAGGCGATCGCGTCGATGGAGGACCGGCTGCCGTTCTTCGGTGATCTGGACGCCGCGCAGCGGGCCGGCGTCCAGATGCTGGTGCAGACCGCGGTGGTGAACTTCCTGGAATGGCTGCAGGACCCCGAGAGCGATATCCGGTTCAGCCTGGACGCTTTTCAGGTGATCCCGCAGGATCTGGCGCGGCGGCTCACTCTGCGCCAGACCGTCGACATGGTCCGGGTGGCCATGGAGTTCTTCGAGCAGTGGCTGCCGGCGCTGGCCCGCAACGACCGGCAGCTGGTGGCGCTGACCGAGGCGGTACTGCGCTACGGCCGCGAACTCGGTTTCGCCGCGGCCTCGGTGTACGCCAGCGCCGCCGAGTCCCGCGGCGCGTGGGACACCCGGCTGGAGGCGCTGGTGGTCGACGCCGTTGTGCGCGGAGACACCGGGCCCGAAATGCTCTCGCGCGCGGCCACATTGAACTGGGACGCCACCGCGCCGGCGACGGTGCTGGTCGGCATACCCCCGAGCGACCAGGTCACCGTGGTCGGCTCGGTGCACACCCTCGCCGCCCGGCACGGCCGCGCCGCGTTGGCGGTCATCCAGGGATCGCGGCTGGTCATGGTGGTGAGCGGGAATCTCGGCGACATCGGCTATCCCTCCCCGTTCCTGGTCGATCTGCTGGCCGAGTCGTTCTCCGAGGGGCCGGTGGTGATCGGCCCGACCACCCGCACGCTGTCGGCCGCGCACGTCAGCGCGGTCGAGGCGATGGCCGGGATGGAGGCGGTGGTGGGCTGGCGCGGGGCGCCGCGGCCGGTGCACGCCTCCGAACTGTTGCCCGAACGGGCCCTGCTCGGAGATCGTGCTGCGGTCGAGGCTCTCAACGAGTATGTTGTGCTACCGTTGGCCGCCGCCGGATCGGCCTTGGCCGACACCCTCGATGCCTATCTCGATTGCGGCGGAGCCGTCGAGACGTGTGCACGCCAGCTGTTCGTTCATCCAAATACGGTCCGCTATCGGCTGAAGAGAATCGCCGATATCACCGGCCGTGATCCGATGAATCCGCGCGACGCGTACGTGCTCCGGATCGCCGCCACAGTAGGTCGTCTGACACGAACTCGTAACGAATCACCAACTTCCGCCCCAGAAGCCTCTCCGGCCACGTTTTACGAAGATGGGATGTAA
- a CDS encoding tyrosine-type recombinase/integrase, with product MGWAEKLPSGRYRGLYRDREGRKRSAGIFATKEIARRKATAKEDAERENPTRPVPALTWADWLPRWTAQRTVEEGTLSIDNRRINKHLKPKWGPLLLTEITQPDIQEWVASLPLAPTTVDKCYRLLSGSLKAAERAELIPRNPCVDIKLPKPGPSPERYLEDEEFAALRDPLEPFDQLVVDVLVGTGMRMGEAQGLHKEHVDLKRKVITVEWAWDKESRRLKAPKDHERRAIPIGDTLAQTLAAVIKRDGLGEPAPVRYSTGRSVRTGLLLAHTDGRPFDQDNFGKRFQAAQRVAWVGEGDDRRRLGKVRPHDLRHTYAGRLVRAGVPLQAVQKLLGHASIRTTQRYASLAESQWENIRNVLG from the coding sequence ATGGGTTGGGCCGAGAAGCTGCCGAGCGGCCGATACCGCGGCCTCTATCGGGACAGGGAGGGCCGCAAGCGCAGCGCCGGCATCTTCGCGACCAAGGAGATCGCGCGACGCAAGGCCACGGCCAAGGAGGACGCGGAGCGGGAGAACCCCACGCGGCCAGTCCCGGCGCTCACCTGGGCCGACTGGCTGCCGCGGTGGACAGCTCAGCGGACCGTCGAAGAAGGCACCCTGTCGATCGACAACAGGCGAATCAACAAGCACCTCAAGCCCAAGTGGGGCCCGCTGCTCCTCACCGAGATCACTCAGCCGGACATTCAAGAGTGGGTAGCGAGTCTGCCGTTAGCGCCAACCACGGTGGACAAGTGCTACCGGCTCCTCAGCGGCTCCCTGAAGGCGGCAGAGCGAGCCGAGCTGATCCCGCGAAACCCGTGCGTCGACATCAAGCTTCCGAAACCAGGCCCATCGCCTGAGCGCTACCTCGAGGACGAGGAGTTCGCCGCCCTGCGGGATCCGCTCGAACCATTCGATCAGCTCGTGGTCGATGTCCTTGTCGGAACAGGCATGAGAATGGGTGAGGCCCAGGGCCTGCATAAGGAGCACGTCGACCTCAAACGCAAAGTCATCACCGTGGAATGGGCTTGGGACAAGGAGTCCCGGAGGCTTAAGGCGCCCAAGGACCATGAGCGCCGGGCGATCCCGATCGGCGACACTCTCGCGCAGACGCTCGCGGCGGTCATCAAACGTGACGGGCTCGGCGAACCGGCGCCGGTGCGATACTCCACCGGTCGATCCGTGCGGACTGGCCTCCTGCTCGCCCACACCGACGGTCGGCCATTCGATCAGGACAACTTCGGCAAGCGATTCCAAGCGGCACAACGGGTCGCCTGGGTCGGCGAAGGCGACGACCGACGCCGACTTGGAAAGGTCCGGCCGCACGATCTCCGCCACACCTATGCCGGCCGCCTGGTGCGCGCCGGGGTACCGCTGCAAGCGGTCCAGAAGCTCTTGGGGCACGCCTCGATCCGGACCACCCAGCGCTACGCCAGCCTCGCCGAAAGTCAGTGGGAGAACATCCGAAATGTGCTTGGCTGA
- the aceE gene encoding pyruvate dehydrogenase (acetyl-transferring), homodimeric type translates to MHPKSSSSTANGAAADSESAPARPAGARVRVIREGVASYLPDIDPEETGEWLESFDEMLDREGPGRARYLMLRLLERAGERHVAIPALTSTDYVNTIPTENEPWFPGDEEVERRYRAWIRWNAAVMVHRAQRPGIGVGGHISTYASSAAMYEVGFNHFFRGKDHSGGGDQIFIQGHASPGVYARAYLEGRLTEDQLDGFRQEYSHGGPGRGLSSYPHPRLMPDFWEFPTVSMGLGPMNAIYQARFNHYLHDRGIKDTSDQHVWAFLGDGEMDEPESRGLIQVAANEALDNLTFVINCNLQRLDGPVRGNGKIIQELESFFRGAGWNVIKVIWGREWDALLSADRDGALVNLMNSTPDGDYQTYKANDGAYVREHFFGRDPRTKELVKGLSDQQIWNLKRGGHDYRKIYAAYAAALAHQGQPTVILAKTIKGYGLGKHFEARNATHQMKKMTLEDLKAFRDVQRIPITDEQLEADPYLPPYYHPGKDDPAIQYMLDRRRTLGGFLPERRSAAKPLQLPGDEPYRSVRKGSGKQNVATTMAFVRLMKELLRDKEIGKRIVPIIPDEARTFGMDSWFPSLKIYNRNGQLYTSVDAELMLAYKESQVGQILHEGINEAGSTASYTAVGTSYATHGEPMIPLYIFYSMFGFQRTGDGLWAAADQLARGFILGATAGRTTLTGEGLQHNDGHSLLLASTNPAFVAYDPAFSFEIAHIVRDGLRRMYGGGAPAPDSTVLPGTRPQMANDTFGGENISYYITMYNEPYPQPAEPDDLDIEGLLKGIYLYKRGGEGEVRAQLLVSGVTVPDGLRAQELLASEWGVQADVWSVTSFSELRKEALAKEIAALREPGTDPGVPYVTQALSRAEGPFVAASDWLRAVQDQIRKWVPGDYVTLGTDGFGFSDTRPAARRVFNVDAQSIVVAALQALARAGKVDQAKVAEAATRYRIGDVDAAEKSTNTEDQPA, encoded by the coding sequence ATGCACCCGAAGTCGTCGAGTTCCACCGCCAACGGCGCTGCCGCCGATTCGGAGTCGGCACCCGCGCGTCCGGCCGGTGCCCGTGTGCGTGTGATCCGCGAGGGGGTGGCATCGTACCTACCGGACATCGATCCGGAGGAGACCGGCGAATGGCTGGAGTCCTTCGACGAGATGCTCGATCGCGAGGGGCCGGGACGTGCGCGCTACCTGATGCTGCGCCTACTGGAACGCGCCGGTGAGCGCCATGTCGCCATCCCCGCGCTGACCTCCACCGACTACGTCAACACCATCCCCACCGAGAACGAGCCCTGGTTCCCCGGCGACGAGGAGGTGGAGCGCCGCTACCGCGCCTGGATCCGCTGGAACGCCGCGGTCATGGTGCACCGCGCGCAGCGGCCGGGAATCGGTGTGGGCGGCCACATCTCGACGTACGCGTCCTCGGCGGCGATGTACGAGGTCGGCTTCAACCACTTCTTCCGCGGCAAGGATCATTCCGGCGGCGGCGACCAGATCTTCATCCAGGGGCACGCCTCCCCCGGCGTCTACGCCCGCGCGTACCTCGAGGGGCGGCTGACCGAGGACCAGCTCGACGGGTTCCGCCAGGAGTACAGCCACGGCGGCCCGGGGCGCGGGCTGTCGTCGTACCCGCACCCGCGCCTGATGCCCGACTTCTGGGAATTCCCCACGGTCTCCATGGGTTTGGGCCCGATGAACGCCATCTACCAGGCCCGGTTCAACCATTACCTGCACGATCGCGGCATCAAGGACACCTCGGATCAGCACGTCTGGGCGTTCCTGGGCGACGGCGAGATGGACGAGCCGGAGTCGCGCGGCCTGATCCAGGTGGCCGCCAACGAGGCGCTGGACAATCTGACCTTCGTCATCAACTGCAACCTGCAGCGCCTGGACGGCCCGGTGCGCGGCAACGGCAAGATCATCCAGGAGCTGGAGTCGTTCTTCCGCGGCGCGGGCTGGAACGTCATCAAGGTCATCTGGGGCCGTGAGTGGGACGCGCTGCTCAGCGCCGACCGCGACGGCGCCCTGGTGAACCTGATGAACTCCACCCCCGACGGCGACTACCAGACCTACAAGGCCAACGACGGCGCCTACGTCCGCGAGCACTTCTTCGGCCGCGACCCGCGCACCAAGGAATTGGTGAAAGGCCTGTCGGATCAGCAGATCTGGAACCTCAAGCGCGGCGGCCACGACTACCGCAAGATCTACGCGGCCTACGCGGCGGCGCTGGCGCACCAGGGCCAGCCGACGGTGATCCTGGCCAAGACCATCAAGGGTTACGGCCTGGGCAAGCACTTCGAGGCCCGCAACGCCACACACCAGATGAAGAAGATGACGCTGGAGGACCTGAAGGCCTTCCGCGACGTGCAGCGCATCCCGATCACCGACGAGCAGCTCGAGGCCGACCCCTACCTGCCGCCCTACTACCACCCCGGCAAGGACGACCCGGCCATCCAGTACATGCTGGACCGCCGCCGCACCCTGGGCGGTTTCCTGCCCGAACGGCGCTCGGCGGCAAAGCCTCTGCAACTTCCCGGCGACGAGCCGTACCGCTCGGTGCGCAAGGGGTCGGGCAAGCAGAACGTGGCCACCACGATGGCCTTCGTGCGGCTGATGAAGGAGTTGTTGCGCGACAAGGAGATCGGCAAGCGGATCGTCCCGATCATCCCGGACGAGGCCCGCACCTTCGGGATGGACTCCTGGTTCCCTTCGTTGAAGATCTACAACCGCAACGGCCAGTTGTACACGTCGGTCGACGCGGAGTTGATGCTTGCCTACAAAGAGAGCCAAGTGGGCCAGATCCTGCACGAAGGCATCAACGAGGCCGGATCGACCGCCTCCTACACCGCGGTGGGCACCTCCTACGCCACCCACGGCGAGCCGATGATCCCGCTCTACATCTTCTACTCGATGTTCGGTTTCCAGCGCACCGGCGACGGCCTGTGGGCCGCGGCCGATCAGCTGGCCCGCGGATTCATTCTCGGAGCAACCGCCGGGCGAACCACGCTGACCGGTGAGGGCCTGCAGCACAACGACGGTCACTCGCTGCTGCTGGCGTCCACCAATCCGGCCTTCGTGGCCTACGATCCGGCCTTCTCCTTCGAGATCGCCCACATCGTGCGCGACGGCCTGCGCCGGATGTACGGCGGCGGCGCTCCCGCACCGGATTCGACGGTGCTGCCCGGCACCCGTCCGCAGATGGCGAACGACACCTTCGGCGGCGAGAACATCAGCTACTACATCACCATGTACAACGAGCCCTACCCGCAGCCGGCGGAGCCGGACGACCTCGACATCGAGGGTCTGCTCAAGGGCATCTACCTGTACAAGCGCGGTGGCGAGGGCGAGGTGCGCGCGCAGCTGCTGGTGTCCGGCGTGACCGTGCCCGACGGGCTGCGCGCGCAGGAACTGCTGGCCTCGGAGTGGGGTGTGCAGGCGGACGTGTGGTCGGTGACCTCGTTCAGCGAACTGCGCAAGGAGGCGCTGGCCAAGGAGATCGCCGCCCTGCGCGAGCCGGGCACCGATCCCGGCGTTCCCTATGTGACACAGGCGCTTTCGCGCGCGGAGGGCCCGTTCGTCGCCGCCTCGGACTGGCTGCGCGCGGTGCAGGACCAGATCCGCAAGTGGGTGCCCGGCGACTACGTCACCCTGGGCACCGACGGCTTCGGCTTCTCCGATACACGCCCGGCCGCGCGACGCGTATTCAATGTGGACGCGCAGTCGATCGTGGTCGCCGCGCTGCAGGCGCTGGCCCGGGCGGGCAAGGTCGACCAGGCCAAGGTCGCCGAGGCCGCGACTCGCTATCGCATCGGCGACGTCGACGCCGCGGAGAAGTCGACCAACACCGAAGACCAGCCGGCGTGA
- the acpM gene encoding meromycolate extension acyl carrier protein AcpM encodes MAALTQEQIVEELGKIIEEVTGIEPSEVTIEKSFVDDLDIDSLSMVEIAVQTEDKYGVKIPDEDLASLKTVGDAVNYIQKLEAENADAAEELKAKFGQGE; translated from the coding sequence GTGGCCGCTCTGACCCAGGAACAGATCGTCGAAGAGCTCGGCAAGATCATCGAAGAGGTGACCGGCATCGAGCCCTCCGAGGTGACGATCGAGAAGTCCTTCGTCGACGACCTGGACATCGACTCGCTGTCGATGGTCGAGATCGCGGTGCAGACCGAGGACAAGTACGGCGTGAAGATCCCCGACGAGGATCTCGCCAGCCTCAAGACCGTCGGTGACGCGGTCAACTACATCCAGAAGCTCGAGGCCGAGAACGCTGACGCGGCCGAGGAGCTCAAGGCCAAGTTCGGCCAGGGCGAGTAA
- a CDS encoding peroxiredoxin, which produces MPLEEGTAAPDFTLKDQNNQDVSLSDYRGHKNVLIVFYPLAFTGICQGELCKVRDELPKFQNDNAEILAISVGPPPTHKIWAAEQGYTFPLLSDFWPHGAVAQSYGVFNDKTGFANRGTFVVDKDGIIRFSEMNGPGEPRDQAAWEKALAALDS; this is translated from the coding sequence ATGCCACTCGAAGAGGGCACGGCCGCACCGGATTTCACGCTGAAGGACCAGAACAACCAGGACGTCAGCCTCTCGGACTACCGCGGGCACAAGAATGTCCTGATCGTGTTCTACCCGCTGGCGTTCACCGGTATCTGCCAGGGCGAGCTGTGCAAGGTCCGCGACGAGCTGCCGAAGTTCCAGAACGACAACGCCGAGATCCTCGCGATCTCCGTCGGCCCGCCGCCCACCCACAAGATCTGGGCCGCGGAGCAGGGCTACACCTTCCCCCTGCTCTCGGACTTCTGGCCGCACGGCGCCGTAGCCCAGTCCTACGGCGTCTTCAACGACAAAACCGGCTTCGCCAACCGCGGCACCTTCGTCGTCGACAAGGACGGCATCATCCGCTTCTCCGAAATGAACGGCCCCGGCGAGCCCCGTGACCAGGCAGCTTGGGAGAAAGCCCTCGCTGCGTTAGATTCGTAA
- a CDS encoding DUF3052 domain-containing protein produces the protein MVAAADAQNNAQKLGISHGMVVQELGWDDDTDEVVDVVMLWWRDGDGDLADELMDAISPLSDDGVIWVLTPKTGQPGHVDPSEIAESAPTAGLTSTTPVSLGDWTGTKLMQPKTPSKQR, from the coding sequence GTGGTCGCCGCGGCGGACGCGCAGAACAACGCTCAGAAGCTTGGCATCTCTCACGGAATGGTGGTCCAAGAACTGGGCTGGGACGATGACACCGACGAGGTGGTCGACGTCGTCATGCTGTGGTGGCGAGACGGTGACGGCGATCTCGCCGACGAGCTGATGGATGCCATCAGCCCGCTGTCCGACGACGGCGTGATCTGGGTGCTGACCCCCAAGACCGGACAGCCCGGCCATGTGGATCCGAGCGAGATCGCCGAGTCGGCCCCCACGGCCGGCCTGACCTCCACCACACCGGTGAGCCTGGGCGACTGGACCGGCACCAAGCTCATGCAGCCCAAGACGCCCTCGAAGCAGCGCTGA
- a CDS encoding ACP S-malonyltransferase: protein MIALYAPGQGSQTPGMLAPWLDLPGARDRLELWSKASGLDLVQLGTTATADEIKDTAVTQPLVVAAALLAYAEISDESFPADTIVAGHSVGEFAAAAIAGVITPDEAVTLSAIRGAEMAKACALEPTGMSAVLGGDEAAVLDRLAELDLVPANRNAVGQIVAAGRLDALAELAANPPEKARVRALPVAGAFHTGFMAPAQDAVAEAIAQITPGEPTRTLLSNFDGQPVTSGRDAVDKLAAQVTRPVRWDLCTETVRAAAVSAVAELPPAGTLVGIAKRELKGTPNLALKTPEDIPALAELSANG from the coding sequence GTGATCGCGTTGTACGCCCCAGGACAGGGCTCCCAGACACCCGGCATGCTCGCGCCTTGGCTCGATCTTCCCGGCGCGCGTGACCGTCTCGAACTGTGGTCCAAGGCTTCCGGCCTGGACCTGGTGCAGCTCGGCACCACCGCCACCGCGGACGAGATCAAGGACACGGCGGTGACCCAGCCGCTCGTGGTCGCCGCGGCGCTGCTCGCCTACGCGGAGATCTCCGACGAGTCGTTTCCGGCGGACACCATCGTCGCCGGCCACTCGGTCGGTGAGTTCGCCGCCGCGGCCATCGCCGGGGTCATCACCCCCGACGAGGCCGTGACGCTGTCGGCCATCCGCGGCGCGGAGATGGCCAAGGCCTGCGCGCTGGAACCGACCGGCATGTCGGCCGTGCTCGGTGGCGACGAAGCCGCCGTGCTCGACCGGCTCGCCGAACTCGACCTCGTCCCGGCCAACCGCAACGCGGTGGGCCAGATCGTGGCGGCGGGCCGCCTGGACGCGCTGGCCGAGCTGGCGGCGAACCCGCCGGAGAAGGCACGCGTCCGCGCGCTGCCCGTGGCCGGCGCCTTCCACACCGGGTTCATGGCTCCGGCCCAGGACGCCGTGGCCGAGGCCATCGCCCAGATCACCCCGGGCGAGCCGACCCGGACCCTGCTGTCGAACTTCGACGGTCAGCCGGTGACCTCCGGCCGTGACGCCGTCGACAAGCTCGCCGCGCAGGTCACCCGGCCGGTACGGTGGGATCTGTGCACCGAGACGGTGCGCGCGGCAGCGGTCTCCGCGGTGGCGGAGCTGCCACCGGCCGGAACCCTGGTGGGCATCGCCAAGCGGGAGCTCAAGGGCACCCCGAATCTGGCCCTGAAGACCCCCGAAGATATCCCCGCGTTGGCCGAACTGTCGGCAAACGGTTAG
- a CDS encoding KasA/KasB family beta-ketoacyl-ACP synthase → MTTPSTLNGNFPNVVVTSLAAATSIAGDVDTTWKGLLNGESGIDVLDGDFIEEYQLPVRIGGRIKLNLEDEIPRVERRRMSYVEQLAFALGKKVWENAGAPEVDKERLGVAIGTGLGGGDALIDSVDKLKNGGYRKISPLAVQMVMPNGPSAVVGLELQARAGVVTPVSACSSGSEAIANAWRMIVMGDADMVVTGGVEGYIDAVPIAAFSMMRAMSTRNDDPKAASRPFDKDRDGFVFGEAGALMVIETEEHAKARGATIHARLLGAGITSDGFHLVAPDPSGDGAARAMQRAMRSAGLSPQDITHINAHATATPIGDTAEANAITKAVGDHASVYAPKSALGHSIGAVGALESVLTVLSIRDGIVPPTLNLENQDPEIDLDIVHGEARRQEIEYAINNSFGFGGHNVALAFGRY, encoded by the coding sequence GTGACCACTCCTTCCACCTTGAACGGGAACTTTCCCAACGTCGTCGTTACGAGCCTGGCGGCGGCCACGTCGATCGCGGGCGACGTCGATACGACGTGGAAGGGTCTCCTCAACGGCGAGAGCGGCATCGACGTTCTCGACGGGGACTTCATCGAGGAGTACCAGCTCCCGGTGCGCATCGGCGGCCGGATCAAGCTCAATCTCGAGGATGAGATCCCGCGCGTCGAGCGTCGGCGCATGTCCTACGTCGAACAGCTGGCGTTCGCCCTCGGCAAGAAGGTCTGGGAGAACGCCGGCGCGCCGGAGGTCGACAAGGAGCGTCTCGGCGTCGCCATCGGCACCGGCCTCGGCGGCGGCGACGCGCTCATCGACTCGGTCGACAAGCTGAAGAACGGTGGCTACCGCAAGATCTCGCCGCTGGCAGTTCAGATGGTCATGCCGAACGGGCCGTCCGCCGTGGTGGGTCTGGAACTGCAGGCCCGGGCGGGAGTGGTCACACCGGTCTCGGCGTGTTCGTCGGGTTCGGAAGCCATCGCGAACGCGTGGCGGATGATCGTCATGGGCGACGCCGACATGGTCGTCACCGGCGGCGTCGAGGGTTACATCGACGCGGTGCCGATCGCGGCGTTCTCCATGATGCGGGCGATGAGCACGCGCAACGACGATCCGAAGGCGGCCTCGCGGCCGTTCGACAAAGATCGTGACGGCTTCGTCTTCGGCGAGGCCGGCGCGCTGATGGTCATCGAGACCGAGGAGCACGCCAAGGCGCGCGGGGCCACCATCCACGCGCGGCTGCTGGGTGCGGGCATCACCTCGGACGGTTTCCACCTGGTCGCACCGGATCCCTCGGGTGACGGCGCGGCGCGGGCCATGCAGCGCGCGATGCGTTCGGCGGGACTGTCGCCGCAGGACATCACGCACATCAACGCGCACGCGACCGCCACACCGATCGGTGACACGGCGGAAGCGAACGCGATCACCAAGGCCGTCGGCGACCACGCCTCGGTCTACGCGCCCAAGTCCGCCCTGGGCCACTCGATCGGCGCCGTCGGCGCCCTCGAGTCGGTGCTCACCGTGCTCAGCATCCGCGACGGCATCGTGCCGCCCACGCTGAACCTGGAGAACCAGGACCCGGAGATCGACCTCGACATCGTGCACGGCGAGGCCCGCCGTCAGGAGATCGAGTACGCGATCAACAACTCGTTCGGTTTCGGTGGGCACAATGTGGCGCTCGCCTTCGGCCGGTACTGA
- a CDS encoding acyl-CoA carboxylase subunit beta yields MTIMAPAAADATTDPRDPLGRLQRFFDPGTVLPLHPRDKSGVLAAIGEVDGVRTVAYCSDATVMGGAMGVEGCKHIVDAIDTAIESRIPVVGIWHSGGARLAEGVEALHAVGTVFEAMVRASGLVPQISVVVGFAAGGAAYGPALTDVVIMAPEGRIFVTGPDVVRSVTGENVDMATLGGPVTHGKKSGVCHIVANDEDDAMHRGRKLVSMFAEQGEFDMSAAQHGDVDLKAMLPESAKRAYDIKPIIHELLDNVTNTDGDTESSFEELQGGYARSIVTGLGRLAGRTVGVLANNPLRMGGCLTSESAEKAARFVRLCNSFGIPMVVVTDVPGYLPGVGMEWEGVVRRGAKLLHAFAEAQIPRVTLVTRKIYGGAYIAMNARSLGATAVYAWPEAEVAVMGAKAAVGILHKKAIAKAPEEEREALIERLTAEHEAIAGGVGRALAIGVVDEVIDPAKTRSTIAAALAAAPAKASNNKNIPL; encoded by the coding sequence ATGACCATCATGGCCCCCGCCGCGGCGGACGCCACCACCGATCCCCGCGATCCGCTGGGCCGGTTGCAGCGCTTCTTCGATCCCGGCACCGTTCTCCCGCTACATCCTCGTGACAAGTCCGGCGTGCTGGCCGCGATCGGTGAGGTCGACGGCGTGCGCACCGTCGCCTACTGCTCCGACGCCACCGTCATGGGCGGCGCCATGGGCGTCGAGGGCTGCAAGCACATCGTCGACGCGATCGATACCGCGATCGAATCCCGCATCCCGGTCGTCGGCATCTGGCATTCCGGTGGCGCCCGGCTGGCCGAGGGCGTCGAGGCGCTGCACGCCGTCGGCACCGTATTCGAGGCCATGGTCCGCGCGTCGGGCCTGGTCCCCCAGATATCGGTGGTGGTCGGCTTCGCCGCCGGCGGCGCCGCCTACGGTCCCGCGCTGACCGATGTGGTGATCATGGCGCCCGAGGGCCGCATCTTCGTCACCGGCCCCGACGTGGTGCGGTCGGTGACCGGCGAGAACGTCGACATGGCCACCCTCGGCGGCCCGGTCACGCACGGCAAGAAGTCCGGCGTCTGCCACATCGTCGCCAATGACGAGGACGACGCCATGCACCGCGGGCGCAAGCTGGTGTCGATGTTCGCCGAGCAGGGCGAGTTCGATATGTCGGCCGCCCAGCACGGCGACGTCGACCTGAAGGCGATGCTGCCCGAGTCGGCCAAGCGCGCCTACGACATCAAGCCGATCATCCACGAGCTGCTCGACAATGTCACCAACACCGACGGCGACACCGAATCCTCCTTCGAAGAGCTGCAGGGCGGTTACGCGCGCAGCATCGTCACCGGTCTGGGCCGGCTCGCGGGCCGCACCGTCGGTGTGCTCGCCAACAATCCGCTGCGCATGGGTGGCTGCCTCACCTCCGAAAGTGCCGAGAAGGCAGCGCGTTTCGTGCGGCTGTGCAACTCCTTCGGCATTCCGATGGTAGTCGTCACCGACGTGCCCGGCTATCTGCCCGGTGTCGGCATGGAGTGGGAGGGTGTGGTGCGCCGCGGCGCGAAGCTGTTGCATGCCTTCGCCGAGGCGCAGATTCCGCGGGTCACGCTGGTCACTCGCAAGATCTACGGCGGCGCCTACATCGCCATGAACGCCCGTTCGCTGGGCGCGACCGCGGTGTATGCCTGGCCGGAGGCGGAGGTGGCCGTCATGGGCGCCAAGGCCGCGGTCGGCATCCTGCACAAGAAGGCCATCGCCAAGGCTCCCGAGGAGGAGCGCGAGGCGCTGATCGAGCGGCTCACCGCCGAGCACGAGGCCATCGCCGGCGGTGTCGGCCGGGCCCTGGCCATCGGTGTCGTGGACGAGGTCATCGATCCGGCCAAGACCCGCTCCACCATCGCCGCCGCACTGGCCGCGGCCCCGGCGAAGGCCAGCAACAACAAGAACATCCCGCTGTAA
- a CDS encoding DUF3145 domain-containing protein, with protein sequence MRASNQFADATSGVVYIHASPAALCPHIEWTLSSTLKAPAKLRWTSQPAARGQLRATTDWVGPVGTGSRIATALRAWPVLRFEVTEDPSEGVDGERYSFAPGLGLWRGATGANGDVMVGENRLREIVRVARERGRHTPAEIAAEIDNALGTPWDDDLEPFRWGGEGAEVTWLRRDVG encoded by the coding sequence GTGCGCGCATCGAATCAGTTCGCTGACGCGACGTCTGGTGTCGTGTACATCCATGCGTCGCCGGCGGCGCTGTGCCCGCACATCGAATGGACGCTCTCGTCGACCTTGAAGGCCCCCGCGAAACTGCGCTGGACATCGCAGCCAGCCGCCCGGGGGCAGTTGCGCGCGACCACCGACTGGGTCGGGCCGGTGGGCACCGGATCTCGGATTGCTACCGCTTTGCGGGCCTGGCCCGTACTGCGTTTCGAGGTCACCGAGGATCCCAGTGAAGGGGTCGACGGCGAACGCTACAGTTTCGCCCCCGGCCTCGGCCTGTGGCGCGGTGCCACGGGCGCCAACGGCGACGTGATGGTGGGGGAAAACCGCCTGCGGGAAATAGTGCGGGTCGCGCGGGAGCGCGGCCGCCACACCCCCGCGGAGATCGCCGCCGAGATCGACAACGCCCTCGGCACACCCTGGGACGACGACCTGGAGCCCTTCCGCTGGGGCGGCGAGGGCGCCGAGGTCACCTGGCTGCGCCGGGATGTGGGCTGA